The following is a genomic window from Lysinibacillus sp. JNUCC-52.
GAGAGCTAAACGCATGGCAAAACTAGGGACTGGCATCCAATGACGGCGTCCCATTACTTGTGCAATTGTTTGACCAAATTCCTTCATACGTGTTGCGTGTGGAGCGGTCACATTAAATGGTCCGCGAATTGATGAATTGTTAATGGCAAAGTAAATAGCCCGCGCAACATCTTCTACATGTATCCATGAGAGCCATTGTTCACCTGAGCCAATCGTACCACCAACATGCAATTTATAAGGCAAAAGCATGGAGGGAAGTGCGCCGCTGTTCCGACCCAAAATCACACCAAAACGAGCAAGTGCTACGCGAATACCTAATTTTTCAGCTCGCTTCGCATGACGTTCCCAATCGTGAACGGTCCAACCTAAAAAATCTTTTGCATAGTCGCTAACGTTTTCACTATAGGTAGCCGCTGTGGAAGGTGGGTAAATTCCAACTGCACTGGCATTGACAAGTACTTTAGGTTTCTCTTTAAATTGCTCCATAATACGTACAATTTCTAGCGTAGCTTCCATACGGCTTGTATAT
Proteins encoded in this region:
- a CDS encoding TIGR01777 family oxidoreductase; this encodes MKIVIAGGTGFVGQALTNLLQQQGHELFVLSRSNSRYENGIHYVQWLKDGARPEKELDEDIDAVVNLAGVSLNDGRWTKKQKKAIYTSRMEATLEIVRIMEQFKEKPKVLVNASAVGIYPPSTAATYSENVSDYAKDFLGWTVHDWERHAKRAEKLGIRVALARFGVILGRNSGALPSMLLPYKLHVGGTIGSGEQWLSWIHVEDVARAIYFAINNSSIRGPFNVTAPHATRMKEFGQTIAQVMGRRHWMPVPSFAMRLALGEQSMLVLEGQHVLPTVLEKQNFEFNYPYLKEALENLL